The sequence below is a genomic window from Egibacteraceae bacterium.
CGAGATCGCCGACGTGATCGTGTCGGGCGACAGGATCGCGGCGGTCGGCAACGGCAGCGACGGGTTGCGCGTGGACGCGAGCGGGCTCGTCCTGGCTCCGGGGTTCGTGGACCTCCACGTCCACCTCCGCGAGCCGGGGCGTGAGGACGCCGAGACGGTCGCGACCGGCACCGCCGCGGCTGCCGCGGGTGGCTTCACGGCGGTGTGCCCGATGGCGAACACCGATCCGGTCACCGACCATGCCGGGATCGTCGAGCAGGTCCTGCGGCTCGCCCGCGACAGCGGGTACGCCGACGTCTACCCCGTCGGAGCGGTGACGCGGGGCCTGCGGGGGGAGGAGCTCGCCGAGATGGGGGCCATGGCGGCCCACGGGGTGCGCTGCTTCTCCGACGACGGCCTGCCGGTGCGCTCCGCCCGGGTGATGCGCCGAGCGCTCACCTACGCGCGCACCTGGGACGCGATAATCGCGAACCACGCCGAGGAGCCCGATCTGACCGAGGGCGCGCAGATGAACGAGGGCGAGCTGTCGGCGGTGCTCGGCCTCGCGGGCTGGCCGCGCGAAGCCGAGGAGGTCATGGTCGCCCGCGACCTCATCCTCGCGCACGGCCTCGGCGCGCGGCTGCACGTCCCGCACGTCTCCACCGCCGGGACCGTCGCGCTCATCCGGCAGGCGAAGGCCCGCGGGACCCGGGTGACCGCCGAGGCGGCCCCACACCACTTCACCCTCACCGACGACCTCGTCCGCGGCTACGACCCGGTCTTCAAGGTCAACCCCCCGCTGCGGACGAAGGCCGACGTCGAGGCGGTCCGCGCCGGGCTCGCGGACGGGACCATCGACGCGATCGCCACCGACCACGCACCGCACCCGCCCGAGCAGAAGGAGCAGGAGTGGGCGTACGCGCCCCCCGGGATGCTCGGCCTCGAGACCGCGCTCGCGCTGACCCTGACCGAGCTCGTCGGCACGGAGGAGGGGCAGGGCACCCTGACCATGAGCCGGGCGGTGGCCGCGCTGTCCACGAAGCCGGCCCGCAGCCGGGGCATCGCCGGGCACGGTGGCCCGATCGTGCCCGGGGCGCCCGCCAACCTCGTCCTGTTCGACCCCGCGCAGCGCTGGACGATCGACGCCGCCCGAACCCGCAGCCGCAGCCGCAACACCCCCTATGCGGGGATGGTCGTGCGCGGCAAGGTCGTGCACACGCTCCTGCGGGGACGCTTCACGTGCCACGACGGCCAGGTCGCCGGAGGGCGCCCGGGCGACGGGAGGGCACGGCGATGAGACAGGCGCTGCTCGTGCTCGAGGACGGCGCCGTGTTCCGTGGGGAGGGTTTCGGCGCACCCGGGACCGCTCACGGCGAGGTCGTGTTCAACACCGGCATGGCGGGATACCAGGAGGTCATCACCGACCCGAGCTACCGCCGCCAGCTCGTGACGATGACCTATCCCCACCAGGGCAACTACGGCGTGAACGACGAGGACGCCGAGGCCGAGCGGGTGCAGGTCGCCGGCATGATCGTGCGGGAGGTGGCCCGGATGCACTCGAGCTGGCGCGCTACCCGCACCCTCGACGAGGAGCTCGCCGGGGCGGGTGCGGTCGGGATCACCGAGGTGGACACCCGCCGGCTCACGCGTCACATCCGCGCGGAGGGCGCGATGCGCGCGGTGATCTCCACGGAGGTGCTCGACGTCGACGCGCTCCTCGCCGAGGTCGAGCGGGCGCCCGGCATGGTGGGCGCGGACCTCGCGAGCGAGGTGACCACCCGCGCCCCCTACGACATCGCGGTGCCCGACGCCCGCTTCCGCGTCG
It includes:
- a CDS encoding dihydroorotase, yielding MSDRSTITFTGARVVDPASGRDEIADVIVSGDRIAAVGNGSDGLRVDASGLVLAPGFVDLHVHLREPGREDAETVATGTAAAAAGGFTAVCPMANTDPVTDHAGIVEQVLRLARDSGYADVYPVGAVTRGLRGEELAEMGAMAAHGVRCFSDDGLPVRSARVMRRALTYARTWDAIIANHAEEPDLTEGAQMNEGELSAVLGLAGWPREAEEVMVARDLILAHGLGARLHVPHVSTAGTVALIRQAKARGTRVTAEAAPHHFTLTDDLVRGYDPVFKVNPPLRTKADVEAVRAGLADGTIDAIATDHAPHPPEQKEQEWAYAPPGMLGLETALALTLTELVGTEEGQGTLTMSRAVAALSTKPARSRGIAGHGGPIVPGAPANLVLFDPAQRWTIDAARTRSRSRNTPYAGMVVRGKVVHTLLRGRFTCHDGQVAGGRPGDGRARR